Proteins encoded in a region of the Bradyrhizobium sp. CB3481 genome:
- a CDS encoding ABC transporter ATP-binding protein, whose protein sequence is MTEAKAADTVLDVKNLKTVFFTNSGLFRAVDDVSFSVRRGETLAIVGESGCGKSVTALSVMRLVPDPPGRVVGGTVTLEGQDLLSLDEAEMRNIRGNRISMIFQEPMTSLNPVMRIGDQITEVLRLHQEMTAREAWAKAVEMLRLVRIPEPQRRAHEYPHQLSGGMRQRAMIAMALACRPALLIADEPTTALDVTIQAQILALIVDLQKTLGTGLILITHDLGVVAQTAQRVIVMYAGKKVEEASVEDLFENPKHPYTRGLMASMPAVISFGAKADARLNEIPGMVPSLTNLPPGCAFAPRCSLAVDRCRAEYPPLQETGDDHFAACWRAAELVGAP, encoded by the coding sequence ATGACGGAGGCAAAAGCGGCAGACACGGTTCTCGACGTGAAGAACCTGAAGACGGTGTTCTTCACCAATTCCGGGCTGTTCCGGGCGGTCGATGACGTCTCCTTCAGCGTCCGCCGCGGCGAGACGCTGGCGATCGTCGGCGAATCCGGCTGCGGCAAGAGCGTGACCGCGCTCTCGGTGATGCGGCTGGTGCCGGACCCGCCGGGCCGGGTGGTCGGCGGTACGGTCACACTGGAAGGCCAGGATCTGCTCAGTCTTGATGAAGCCGAGATGCGCAACATCCGCGGCAACCGCATTTCGATGATCTTTCAGGAGCCGATGACCTCGCTCAATCCGGTCATGCGGATCGGCGATCAAATCACCGAAGTGCTGCGCCTGCACCAGGAAATGACCGCGAGGGAAGCCTGGGCCAAAGCGGTCGAGATGCTGCGGCTGGTGAGAATCCCCGAGCCGCAGCGCCGCGCGCATGAATATCCGCACCAGCTTTCCGGCGGCATGCGCCAGCGGGCGATGATCGCGATGGCGCTGGCATGCCGGCCGGCGCTGTTGATCGCGGACGAGCCCACCACGGCGCTCGACGTCACGATCCAGGCGCAGATCCTGGCGCTGATCGTCGATTTGCAGAAGACGCTCGGCACCGGGCTGATCCTGATCACCCACGACCTTGGTGTGGTCGCCCAGACCGCGCAGCGCGTGATCGTGATGTATGCCGGCAAGAAGGTCGAGGAAGCGAGCGTGGAGGATCTGTTCGAAAATCCGAAACATCCCTATACGCGCGGCTTGATGGCTTCGATGCCGGCGGTGATTTCGTTCGGGGCGAAGGCCGATGCGCGGCTCAACGAAATTCCCGGCATGGTGCCGTCGCTGACCAATTTGCCGCCGGGCTGCGCCTTTGCGCCGCGCTGCAGCCTCGCCGTGGACCGCTGCCGCGCCGAATACCCGCCGCTGCAGGAAACGGGCGACGATCATTTTGCGGCGTGCTGGCGCGCGGCGGAATTGGTGGGCGCGCCATGA
- a CDS encoding ABC transporter permease → MTTINFDSELRRAGAHSTHGWRRLLFLAQRYLLGTIGLIIMVLFVWMALSADLISRYDPLSVDSAQRLAAPSAAHWMGTDSFGRDVWSRIVHGARISLAVGIGATLLGSTLGVIVGLVSGYLSGWVDLLFQRVTDILQALPLLVLALVMTAALGPSLPNVIIAIAIPLIPTVARVIRANTLALRELPFVEAAKSIGMSETRIALRHVLPNTLAPLIVLATAQLGSTILTEASLSFLGLGIPEPYPSWGRMLSESAAEYVRTAPWLVIFPGVAISLAVFGTNLFGDALRDILDPRQRG, encoded by the coding sequence TTGACCACGATCAACTTCGACAGCGAATTGAGACGGGCCGGCGCCCATTCGACCCACGGCTGGCGCCGCCTGCTGTTCCTGGCGCAGCGGTATTTGCTCGGCACCATCGGCCTTATCATCATGGTGCTGTTCGTCTGGATGGCGCTCTCCGCCGACCTGATCAGCCGTTACGACCCGCTCAGCGTCGATTCGGCGCAGCGGCTAGCCGCGCCCAGCGCGGCGCACTGGATGGGAACCGATTCCTTCGGCCGCGACGTCTGGAGCCGCATCGTGCACGGCGCGCGGATCTCGCTGGCCGTCGGCATCGGCGCCACGTTGCTGGGCTCCACACTCGGCGTCATCGTCGGCCTCGTGTCAGGCTATTTGTCCGGCTGGGTTGATCTCCTGTTCCAGCGCGTGACCGATATTTTGCAGGCCTTGCCGTTGCTCGTTCTGGCGCTGGTGATGACGGCGGCGCTCGGGCCCTCGCTGCCGAACGTCATCATCGCCATCGCGATTCCGCTAATCCCGACGGTGGCCCGCGTGATCCGTGCCAATACGCTGGCGCTGCGCGAGCTGCCGTTCGTCGAAGCCGCCAAATCGATCGGCATGAGCGAGACGCGCATCGCGCTCCGCCATGTGCTGCCCAATACGCTGGCGCCGCTGATCGTGCTGGCGACCGCACAGCTCGGCTCCACCATTCTCACCGAAGCGTCGCTGTCGTTCCTCGGCCTCGGCATTCCCGAACCCTATCCATCCTGGGGCCGCATGCTATCGGAATCGGCGGCTGAATATGTCCGCACCGCCCCGTGGCTGGTGATCTTCCCTGGTGTCGCCATCAGTCTTGCGGTGTTCGGCACCAATCTGTTCGGCGATGCCCTGCGCGACATCCTCGACCCGAGGCAGCGCGGCTAA
- a CDS encoding ABC transporter permease, with product MFAYLVRRLALMLVTLIGISIIIFVLLRIVPGNIVDILFDAAGFVDPTDKANLEKELGLNLPIWQQYLNWIGGLLHGDLGYSYVSEKPALQEILPRIPITARLAALALLFSASIGIPLGVLSAVHQGSRLDYTLRVISLSGLSLPSFWLGLLILMASVSLFGSMPIYNPNPRTWTEAFAIYAVPAMAVGFRSAALTMRITRSSMLEILRQDFIRTARAKGASEASVNYRHALKNAILPVITVIGIEAAFLIGGLIVTETVFNIPGVARFLVEALRWRDYPIVQNLVMLIAVVVVVANFTVDMLYAAIDPRIRYGD from the coding sequence GTGTTTGCTTATCTCGTGCGACGCCTTGCTTTGATGCTCGTGACCCTGATCGGGATCTCGATCATCATCTTCGTGCTGCTGCGCATTGTCCCCGGCAACATCGTCGACATCCTGTTCGACGCTGCCGGTTTCGTCGATCCGACCGACAAGGCCAACCTGGAGAAGGAGCTCGGCCTCAACCTGCCGATCTGGCAGCAATATCTGAACTGGATCGGCGGGCTGCTGCACGGCGATCTCGGCTATTCCTACGTGTCGGAGAAGCCGGCGCTGCAGGAGATCCTGCCGCGCATTCCGATCACCGCGCGGCTGGCGGCGCTGGCGCTGTTGTTCTCGGCGTCGATCGGCATTCCCTTAGGGGTTTTGAGCGCCGTCCATCAAGGTTCGCGCCTCGACTATACGCTGCGCGTCATCAGCCTGAGCGGCCTGTCGCTGCCGTCGTTCTGGCTTGGGCTCCTGATCCTGATGGCGTCGGTGTCGCTGTTCGGCAGCATGCCAATCTATAATCCCAATCCAAGGACCTGGACCGAAGCCTTTGCGATCTACGCCGTGCCGGCGATGGCGGTCGGGTTTCGCAGCGCCGCGCTGACCATGCGCATCACGCGCTCCTCGATGCTTGAAATCCTGCGGCAGGATTTTATCCGCACCGCGCGCGCCAAGGGCGCTTCGGAAGCGTCAGTGAATTACCGCCACGCGCTGAAGAATGCCATTCTTCCCGTCATCACCGTGATCGGCATCGAGGCGGCGTTCTTGATCGGCGGCCTGATCGTCACCGAGACCGTGTTCAACATTCCCGGCGTCGCCCGCTTCCTGGTCGAGGCGCTGCGCTGGCGCGACTATCCGATCGTCCAGAATCTCGTGATGCTGATCGCCGTGGTCGTGGTGGTCGCCAACTTCACCGTCGACATGCTGTACGCCGCAATCGACCCGCGTATCCGCTATGGGGATTAG
- a CDS encoding ABC transporter substrate-binding protein, with protein sequence MRSVQALAAAALLLLPTYDVASAGEPKHGGIFRIYHRDSPGSASIHEGATYSINIPFMPVFNNLVIFDQHIAQNSQDTIRPELAESWAWSDDGKTLTFKLRKDVKWHDGKPFTSADVKCTFDMLMGKSQQKFRQNPRKTWYNEVNEVTVNGDFEASFNLKRPQPSLLSLLASGYTPVYPCHVSPADMRTKPVGTGPFKFVEFKANESIKLAKNPDYWKKGLPYLDGIEFNIITNRSTAILGFVSGKFDMTFPTEVSIPLLKDVKSQAPNAVCVVEPNNVSTNIIVNSSNPPFDNLDVRRAMALALDRKAFVQIQFEGQADIGGTMLPAPAGLWAMPKEMLESIPGYGPDVEKNREEGRKLMQKAGYGPDKHLAIKISTRNIPVYRDPAIILIDQLKSIYIDAELDVVDTAQWFPKVARKDYSLGLNLTGNAVDDPDQSFYENYSCGSERNYTGYCNKEIEKLFDQQSMEKDINKRKKLVWEIDKKLQEDVARPIIFHSRTGTCWAPYVKNVTIMSNSSYNGYRYEDVWMDK encoded by the coding sequence ATGCGGAGCGTTCAAGCGCTTGCCGCGGCGGCGTTGTTGTTGCTGCCGACTTACGACGTTGCGTCGGCGGGCGAGCCGAAGCACGGTGGGATTTTCAGAATCTATCACCGCGACAGCCCAGGCAGCGCCTCGATCCACGAGGGCGCGACGTATTCGATCAACATCCCGTTCATGCCGGTGTTCAACAACCTGGTCATCTTCGACCAGCACATCGCGCAGAACAGCCAGGACACGATCAGGCCGGAACTCGCCGAGAGCTGGGCGTGGAGCGACGACGGCAAGACGCTGACATTCAAGCTGCGCAAAGACGTCAAATGGCATGACGGCAAGCCGTTCACCTCGGCCGACGTCAAATGCACGTTCGACATGCTGATGGGCAAGTCGCAGCAGAAGTTCCGGCAGAACCCGCGCAAGACGTGGTATAATGAAGTCAACGAAGTCACCGTCAATGGCGACTTTGAGGCGTCGTTCAACCTGAAACGTCCCCAGCCGTCATTGCTGTCGCTGCTCGCCTCCGGCTACACGCCGGTATACCCATGTCACGTGTCGCCGGCCGACATGCGCACCAAGCCGGTCGGCACCGGGCCGTTCAAGTTCGTCGAGTTCAAGGCCAACGAGTCGATCAAGCTGGCCAAGAACCCGGACTACTGGAAGAAGGGCCTTCCTTATCTCGATGGCATCGAGTTCAATATCATCACGAACCGCTCAACCGCGATTCTCGGGTTCGTCTCCGGCAAGTTCGACATGACCTTCCCGACGGAAGTGTCGATCCCACTGTTGAAGGACGTCAAGTCACAGGCGCCGAACGCCGTCTGCGTGGTCGAGCCGAACAACGTCTCCACCAACATCATCGTCAACTCGTCCAACCCGCCGTTCGACAATCTCGACGTCCGCCGCGCGATGGCGCTGGCGCTCGATCGCAAGGCCTTCGTCCAGATCCAGTTCGAAGGCCAGGCCGATATCGGCGGCACCATGCTGCCCGCGCCGGCGGGATTGTGGGCGATGCCTAAGGAGATGCTGGAATCGATCCCGGGCTACGGGCCTGACGTGGAGAAGAACCGCGAGGAAGGTCGCAAACTGATGCAAAAGGCCGGCTATGGCCCCGACAAGCATCTCGCCATCAAGATTTCCACGCGCAATATCCCGGTCTATCGCGATCCCGCGATCATCCTGATCGATCAGCTCAAGAGCATCTATATCGACGCCGAGCTCGACGTCGTCGATACCGCGCAATGGTTCCCGAAAGTGGCGCGCAAGGACTATTCACTCGGCCTCAACCTGACCGGCAACGCCGTCGACGATCCCGACCAGTCCTTCTATGAGAATTATTCCTGCGGCTCGGAACGCAACTACACCGGCTACTGCAACAAGGAAATCGAAAAACTGTTCGACCAGCAGTCGATGGAGAAGGACATCAACAAGCGCAAGAAGCTGGTCTGGGAGATCGACAAGAAGCTGCAGGAGGACGTGGCGCGGCCGATCATCTTCCACAGCCGGACCGGAACCTGTTGGGCGCCTTACGTCAAGAACGTCACCATCATGTCCAACAGCTCCTATAACGGCTACCGGTACGAAGACGTCTGGATGGACAAGTAA
- a CDS encoding AMP-binding protein: MYTGKHAHLRPLQPAFIMASTGETVTYRELEARSNRLAHLFRKHGLKRLDHYSIFMENNSRYLEACGAGERSGLYYTCVNSYLTAGELAYILTNSQSRILITSQAKLDVAREALKECPQVELCIVTDGDGESDRIVGLQQATADLPATPIADEWLGTAMLYSSGTTGRPKGILRPLPEQPPIQNLPLFDFLINLWQYREGMIYLSPAPLYHSAPQAAVNLTIRMGGTVIIMESFDPERYLELVQKWGITHTQLVPTMFSRMLKLPEGVRQHYDLSTLEIAIHAAAPCPAAVKDDMIKWWGPIIHEYYGATEGLGFTACNSEQWLAHRGTVGKVLLGDLHILDENMKPCPVGTAGTVWFKTASPFEYFNDPAKTQEARSPDSTMSTVGDVGYVDEDGYLYLTDRATFMIISGGVNIYPQECENLLITHPKIADAAVFGVPNPDLGEEVKAVVQPMPGVSPGKELADELIAFCSQSLSRQKVPRSIDFEAELPRLPTGKLYKRLLRDRYWGNKTSRIV; encoded by the coding sequence ATGTACACCGGCAAGCATGCGCACCTTCGTCCGCTTCAGCCCGCCTTCATCATGGCATCCACCGGGGAGACGGTGACCTATCGCGAGCTGGAAGCCCGCAGCAACCGGCTGGCGCATCTGTTTCGCAAGCACGGCCTGAAGCGGCTCGACCACTATTCGATCTTCATGGAGAACAACAGCCGCTATCTCGAGGCCTGCGGCGCCGGCGAGCGCAGCGGGCTTTATTACACCTGCGTGAACTCCTACCTGACGGCGGGCGAGCTCGCCTACATCCTGACCAACAGCCAGTCGCGCATTCTCATCACGTCGCAGGCAAAACTCGACGTCGCGCGCGAGGCGCTGAAGGAATGCCCCCAGGTTGAGCTTTGCATCGTGACGGACGGTGACGGCGAAAGCGACCGCATTGTCGGGCTGCAGCAGGCAACCGCGGACCTGCCAGCAACGCCGATTGCCGACGAATGGCTCGGCACTGCGATGCTTTATTCTTCCGGCACGACAGGCCGGCCCAAGGGCATCCTGCGACCGCTGCCTGAGCAGCCGCCGATACAGAACCTGCCGCTGTTCGATTTCCTGATCAATCTTTGGCAGTACCGCGAGGGAATGATCTACCTCTCGCCGGCGCCGCTCTATCATTCGGCGCCGCAGGCGGCGGTCAACCTCACGATCCGCATGGGCGGCACCGTCATCATCATGGAGAGTTTCGATCCCGAACGATATCTGGAGCTGGTGCAGAAATGGGGTATCACCCATACCCAGCTCGTGCCGACGATGTTCTCGCGCATGCTGAAACTGCCGGAAGGCGTGCGCCAGCATTACGACCTGTCAACGCTCGAGATCGCCATTCACGCCGCCGCGCCCTGCCCCGCCGCCGTGAAGGACGACATGATCAAGTGGTGGGGCCCGATCATCCATGAATATTACGGCGCCACCGAAGGGCTCGGCTTCACCGCCTGCAACAGCGAGCAATGGCTGGCGCATCGCGGCACTGTCGGCAAGGTTCTGCTCGGCGATCTGCATATCCTCGATGAGAACATGAAACCCTGCCCCGTCGGCACGGCCGGCACGGTGTGGTTCAAAACGGCCTCGCCGTTCGAATACTTTAATGATCCGGCCAAGACCCAGGAGGCCCGCTCGCCCGACAGCACCATGAGCACAGTCGGCGACGTCGGCTATGTCGACGAAGACGGCTATCTCTACCTGACCGATCGCGCCACGTTCATGATTATCTCCGGTGGCGTCAACATCTACCCACAGGAGTGCGAGAACCTCCTGATTACCCATCCCAAGATCGCGGATGCGGCGGTGTTCGGCGTGCCCAATCCGGATCTCGGCGAGGAAGTTAAAGCCGTGGTGCAGCCGATGCCGGGCGTTTCGCCGGGAAAAGAGCTGGCCGACGAACTAATCGCCTTCTGCAGCCAGTCGCTGTCGCGCCAGAAAGTGCCGCGCTCGATCGACTTCGAAGCGGAATTGCCGCGGCTGCCGACCGGCAAGCTCTACAAGCGCCTGCTGCGCGACCGCTACTGGGGCAACAAGACCTCGCGGATCGTCTGA
- a CDS encoding iron-containing alcohol dehydrogenase → MHSGRVVFGAMDEVVFGRPASEALVEQLNRLGSARAFLMVSGTLNRQTDIIENIRRALGARCVGTFDSMPPHTPRGAVIAASEQARAANADLIVTIGGGSITDGAKAVQLCLANDIRNADDIGTIRAGRGAPPQLKAPMVRQISVPTTIAGGEFSATAGVTNETTKVKEALRHPLLMPRAVILDPWLSLHTPEWLWLSTGIRAVDHCVEGICSREAHPYGDAQALKGLSMLAQALPRVKADANDLDARMDCQIGTWLSTGPLASGVPMGASHGIGYVLGAEFGVPHGYTSCVMLPSVMRWNKPANAERQAQIAAAMGHPIEDAGGVLDRFIRGLGMPRSLREVGVGPEHFDRIAQAAMATPWVPRNPRKIEGPAQVREILDMAA, encoded by the coding sequence GTGCACAGCGGGCGTGTCGTATTCGGCGCGATGGATGAGGTCGTGTTCGGACGGCCTGCATCCGAGGCGCTCGTCGAGCAGTTGAACCGGCTCGGCTCCGCACGCGCCTTCCTGATGGTCAGCGGCACGCTGAACCGGCAGACCGATATCATCGAAAACATCCGCCGTGCGCTGGGCGCACGCTGCGTCGGCACCTTCGATTCGATGCCGCCGCATACGCCGCGCGGCGCCGTGATCGCCGCCAGCGAACAGGCCCGAGCTGCGAATGCCGACCTCATCGTCACGATCGGCGGCGGCTCGATCACCGATGGCGCCAAGGCGGTGCAGCTCTGTCTTGCCAACGACATCCGCAACGCGGACGACATCGGCACCATCAGGGCCGGTCGCGGCGCACCGCCGCAGCTCAAGGCGCCGATGGTACGCCAGATCAGCGTCCCCACGACGATTGCCGGCGGCGAATTCTCCGCCACGGCCGGCGTCACCAACGAGACGACCAAGGTCAAGGAAGCGCTGCGCCATCCCTTATTGATGCCGCGCGCCGTGATCCTCGATCCCTGGCTCAGCCTGCATACGCCGGAATGGCTGTGGCTCTCGACCGGAATTCGCGCCGTCGACCATTGTGTCGAAGGCATCTGCTCGCGCGAGGCGCATCCTTACGGCGACGCTCAAGCGCTGAAGGGCCTCTCCATGCTGGCGCAGGCGCTGCCGCGGGTGAAGGCCGACGCCAACGATCTCGACGCGCGGATGGATTGCCAGATCGGCACGTGGCTTTCGACCGGGCCGCTGGCATCAGGCGTGCCGATGGGCGCCAGCCATGGCATCGGTTACGTGCTCGGCGCAGAATTCGGCGTGCCGCACGGCTATACTTCCTGCGTCATGCTGCCATCGGTGATGCGCTGGAACAAGCCGGCCAATGCCGAGCGGCAGGCGCAGATAGCCGCCGCTATGGGGCATCCGATCGAAGACGCCGGCGGCGTGCTCGACCGTTTCATTCGCGGCCTTGGCATGCCGCGCAGCCTGCGCGAGGTCGGCGTCGGACCTGAGCATTTCGACCGCATCGCGCAAGCCGCGATGGCGACGCCCTGGGTGCCGCGCAATCCGCGCAAAATCGAGGGACCGGCGCAGGTGCGCGAGATCCTGGATATGGCCGCGTAA
- a CDS encoding efflux RND transporter periplasmic adaptor subunit — MSACGDKPPQQPAAAAPPVTVAQPVKRTVTDWDEFTGRFEAVQEVQVRARVGGFVTSVEFRDGAIVRTGDLLYVIDARPFEAVAEQADGQLSDARAKAELAKRELDRALTLNQTQAVSDSIVDQRRQTLQAARAAEMQAEGALKAAKLNIEFTHVMAPITGRVSRHLVTPGNLVQGSEGGATLLTSIVSLDPIYIYFDVDEATYQRNSKLWFEGKRPSSRDTPNPVQVTLTGETKPSHDGKMDFLDNRLDVSTGTLRSRAVIPNKDLSILPGQFGRVRIIGSSPYEALLLPDTAVATDQSRKIVFVVKDDNTVEAKPVTLGPLDEGLRVIREGINAEDKVIIDGLQRARVGAKVTPKTAEIKPAGGKT; from the coding sequence CTGTCTGCTTGCGGCGACAAGCCGCCGCAACAGCCCGCAGCGGCGGCGCCTCCGGTCACCGTCGCGCAGCCCGTGAAGCGCACTGTCACCGATTGGGATGAATTCACCGGCCGGTTCGAGGCCGTGCAGGAAGTCCAGGTCCGCGCCCGCGTCGGCGGCTTCGTGACATCGGTCGAATTCCGCGACGGCGCCATCGTCCGGACCGGCGACCTGCTCTATGTGATCGATGCCCGTCCGTTCGAGGCGGTCGCCGAACAGGCCGACGGTCAACTATCCGACGCGCGCGCCAAGGCGGAGCTTGCCAAGCGCGAGCTCGACCGCGCGCTGACGTTGAACCAGACCCAGGCGGTATCCGATTCCATCGTCGATCAGCGCCGCCAGACCCTGCAGGCGGCGCGCGCCGCCGAGATGCAGGCTGAAGGCGCCCTCAAGGCCGCCAAGCTCAACATCGAATTCACCCATGTGATGGCGCCGATCACCGGCCGCGTCAGCCGTCATCTGGTGACACCCGGCAACCTCGTGCAGGGCAGCGAGGGCGGCGCCACGCTGCTCACCTCGATCGTATCGCTCGATCCGATCTACATCTATTTCGACGTCGACGAGGCGACCTATCAAAGGAACAGCAAGCTGTGGTTCGAAGGCAAGCGGCCGAGCTCGCGCGATACGCCGAACCCTGTGCAGGTGACGCTGACGGGCGAGACCAAGCCCTCGCATGACGGCAAGATGGATTTCCTCGACAACCGCCTCGACGTCTCGACCGGCACGCTGCGCAGCCGTGCTGTCATTCCGAACAAGGACCTCTCGATTCTCCCAGGCCAGTTCGGCCGCGTCCGCATCATCGGCAGTTCGCCTTACGAGGCGCTATTGCTGCCCGACACCGCTGTCGCGACCGATCAGTCGCGCAAGATCGTTTTCGTCGTCAAGGACGACAACACGGTCGAGGCGAAGCCGGTGACGCTCGGGCCGCTCGATGAAGGCCTGCGCGTGATCCGCGAAGGGATCAATGCCGAAGACAAGGTCATCATCGATGGCCTGCAGCGGGCGCGGGTCGGCGCAAAGGTCACGCCAAAGACGGCTGAAATCAAGCCGGCCGGTGGCAAGACATGA